Below is a genomic region from Planctomycetota bacterium.
CTCGTCGGCGGCCTGTGGGGAGCCCACAAGCTGGGGATGGAGGTCACATACTGGCACGACGTGGTGAACCGCGACCTCTTCGCGTGGCTGAACCGCCGGTGCCCCGTGGGCGCCACGGTGGCGTTCTATCCCGTGGGCGAAACGGTGGTTTTCCCGCCGTCTGGCGGACGGCAGGCGCCCAACTACTACGACACCTTCTACCTCAACACCCCGGAGCCGAAGCGGCTGGTCGCCGTGCGCCTCGAGCATGCGCGCCGCTACGACTTCGTGGTGATCAACGCGCGCGAGGCGATGATCCGCTGGCACAAGAACGACGTCGCGCTGCGCTACCTCACGCAGCGGAAGCCCCTCTACGAGGTGCGCAAGCAGGGGGTGCTGCTGGCGGCGGTGTACGCCAGGGAATGAGCCGCCAGCGCGCCGCTCAGCGGAGTTCCTTCGGCAGCGTGCCCTCAGTCTTCATCACGTCAATCAACTCGTAGCGGTCCAGGGCACGCCGGATCTCGGCGGGGTTCCTGTGCCGCAGCGCCCAGGCGCGGTCGTTGGCAAAGCGTACCAGGCTGCGGGCCAGCAGCGCCGCGGCCTCGCGCAGGTCGGCGCGGCTCACCTTGTCCAGCGTGTCGGCGGCGGTGTGGCCGTAGCCACGCCCCTTGGGCGCCCCACCCACGTTGCCCAGCATGCACACGGGCACGCCGGCCACCATGAAGGGGAAGTGGTCGGAGTAGGGATTCGGCCGCGCCGCGAAGACGATCTCCTGGCGCATCTCACTGGCCATCGCCGCCAGAGGCGCCTTCGCCTCACTCCAGCACTGGAAGTCGAAGCCCTTGCCCCGTTCGCTCCCGATGCAATCCACGTTCACCATGAGCCGCGTGCGGGCCATCTCGCTGCGGTGCCGCTCGACATAGGCATGGCCGCCGCGCAGGCCGACCTCCTCGGCCCCGAAGCACACGAACCGCACGGTGCGCCGGAGCCTGGCGCGGTGCGGAGCGAGAAGCCTGGCCGCTTCGAGAACGGTGGCCACGCCGCTGCCGTTGTCGTGGGCCGCCTGCGAGATGTCGTGCCCGTCGTAATGGCCGCCAACCACGATCGTTTGTTCGGGGTGCTCGTTGCCTGGAAACTCGCCGATGATATTGCGGCTTGTTCCCTGGAACATCGCGTCGTGCGTCTGGATGCGCAGGCGCACGGTGCCCTGGCCGAGGAGCCTCATCAGGCAGAGGCCCGTCTCCTTCGACACGCCCAGGCCCGGCACGTCCGGCTTCCGGTCGAATCGCAGCGTGCCGGTGGGCGCCAGGAGTCCGTCGTAATGGTTCATGAACAGGAATGCCTTGGCGCCGGCTGCGCAGGCGCGGGTGTACTTCTCGGCCCGGTGCACCCACCGATGGTAATACCCCGGCGATTCGCTGGTGGCCAGCACGGCTTTGCCCCTGATCGCGCCGCGCAGCCGGGCAAAGTCCTCGGGCATCCCCTCCCCCACGCTTACCAGCTCGAGCTCGATGCCCCGCCCGCGCGTGGCCGGCGAGTAGGGCAAGGCGATGCAGTCGAGCCGCTCGCGGGCAGGGCTCACGACTTCGAGCGTCGGCTTCCGCCCGCGCCGCCACGCCAGCAGCCTGAAAGGCTCGGCGTGCACGCGGCTGAGGCCGACGGCCCGCATCCGCTCGAGCAGGAAGTCGCCGGCCCGGCGCTCGTCGCCGCTCGCAGCGAAGCGGCTGCCATATGTCTCGCAGAGCTCGCGGAGCAGGGTCAGCCCGTCATCCGACACCATGGCCTCGCCCACGAGGCGCACGTCCAACTCCCGCCGCGAATCGGCTGAACTCATCCTGGACCTCCTGTAGACAGTGGAGGGCACTCGGGGTATAATCTTCCCAGAAGGGCGCTAACGCGGCGCCCAGACAAGGGGGATGCTCATGGTGCGGGCCCGCGCGCCAGTGCGCATTGATTTCGCGGGGGGCTGGACCGATGTCGCCCGTTTCGCGCGCGAGTCGGCCGGCGCGGTCGTCAACGCGGCCATCAGCATCTACTCCTACGCGTCCGTGCGTCGCGATCCGGCCGCTGCCGATTCCGGCGGCGGGATTCGGATCTACGCGACTGACTTCGACCTCTACATCGAGGCGGCGGATATCCGCCGGCTCGAGTACGACGGCAATGCGGACCTGCTCAAGGCGGCCATCCGGCACCTGAACGTGGACGAGAGCTTCTTCATCACCACCCGCTCGGACGCCCCGCCGGGCAGCGGCCTCGGCACGTCGGCGGCCATGGGCGTGGCCCTCATCGGCGCGCTCAGCCAGCTCGTGGCCCGCCCGCTGCTCGCCCACGAGGTGGCGGAGCTGGCCAGCGAGATCGAGCGCGAGGAACTGCACATCCTCGGCGGCAAACAGGATCAGTACGCCAGCGCGCTCGGCGGCTTGCAGTTCATGGAGTTCCACGGCGAGACGGTGCGCGCCGCGCCCCTCCGCCTGGCGCCCGCCACCGAATTCGACCTTCAGAAGCACCTCGTGCTCTGCTACACGGAGCAGTCGCGCCTGTCCGGCGACATCCACCAGCGCGTGACCGAGGCATTCCGCAAGGGCGAGGCCAACACCACCCGCGCCATTGCCGACCTCAAGCGCATCGCCCGAGCCATGAAGGAGCGCCTCCTCCTGGGCGACCTCGAGGGCTTCGCCCGGCTGATGAGCGACAACTGGGCCAATCAGAAGCGCCTCCACCCCTCCGTCACTAACGAACGCATTGACGAGCTCTTCGCCATCGCCGCGGAGTCGGGCGCGGCCGGCGGCAAGGCCTGCGGAGCCGGCGGCGGCGGCTGCCTCGTTTTCATCGCCAAGCCTGACCGCGAGCACATCCTGCGCCAGGCCCTCAAGGAGGCCGGCGCGCGCCTCCTTGACTTCGTTTTCGACCACTCGGGCCTCCAGGTCACTTCCGACTCCCCGGCCGCCACCTAGTTCTCGCCCTGTCGCGGCCGGCGGGGCCGGCGCAGCTCGCCCATGTGCTCGAGAGCCTCCCGGAACGCTTCGAACGCATCTTCCTTGAAGAGCACGATGTGGATTCGCTCCAGCCCGGAGCCCGCGGCCAGGTGGCGCCCGATCGTCTCCAGCATGGCGCGGGCCGAATACTCGGGCGCCAGCGCCGCCGCCCCCGTGCCAATGGCAGGGAAGGCCACCGTGCGCAGCTTCAGTTCCTCGGCGCGGCGGAGCGCGCTGCGCGTGGCCAGCGCCACGTTTTCCTCGCTCGTGAAATGCCCGATTTCCATGCTCACGGCGTGGATCACATACTTCGCCTTCAGCCCGCCGGCTGACGTCACCACCGCCTCGCCCACGGGCACCATGCCGATCTTGTCACACTCGTCCTGAATCACCTTGCCGCCCTTGCGGCCGATGGCGCCGGACACCCCCGCGCCCAGGATCAGATCGCTGTTCGCCGCATTGATGATCGCGTCCACCTCCGCCTCGGTGATATCGCCCAGCCGCAACTCGATCTTCGCCTTGATCGCATCCAGGTCCATGCCGCTCTCTCCCGCAAGAGGTT
It encodes:
- a CDS encoding macro domain-containing protein, whose product is MDLDAIKAKIELRLGDITEAEVDAIINAANSDLILGAGVSGAIGRKGGKVIQDECDKIGMVPVGEAVVTSAGGLKAKYVIHAVSMEIGHFTSEENVALATRSALRRAEELKLRTVAFPAIGTGAAALAPEYSARAMLETIGRHLAAGSGLERIHIVLFKEDAFEAFREALEHMGELRRPRRPRQGEN
- a CDS encoding M20/M25/M40 family metallo-hydrolase; translation: MSSADSRRELDVRLVGEAMVSDDGLTLLRELCETYGSRFAASGDERRAGDFLLERMRAVGLSRVHAEPFRLLAWRRGRKPTLEVVSPARERLDCIALPYSPATRGRGIELELVSVGEGMPEDFARLRGAIRGKAVLATSESPGYYHRWVHRAEKYTRACAAGAKAFLFMNHYDGLLAPTGTLRFDRKPDVPGLGVSKETGLCLMRLLGQGTVRLRIQTHDAMFQGTSRNIIGEFPGNEHPEQTIVVGGHYDGHDISQAAHDNGSGVATVLEAARLLAPHRARLRRTVRFVCFGAEEVGLRGGHAYVERHRSEMARTRLMVNVDCIGSERGKGFDFQCWSEAKAPLAAMASEMRQEIVFAARPNPYSDHFPFMVAGVPVCMLGNVGGAPKGRGYGHTAADTLDKVSRADLREAAALLARSLVRFANDRAWALRHRNPAEIRRALDRYELIDVMKTEGTLPKELR
- a CDS encoding GHMP kinase, translating into MVRARAPVRIDFAGGWTDVARFARESAGAVVNAAISIYSYASVRRDPAAADSGGGIRIYATDFDLYIEAADIRRLEYDGNADLLKAAIRHLNVDESFFITTRSDAPPGSGLGTSAAMGVALIGALSQLVARPLLAHEVAELASEIEREELHILGGKQDQYASALGGLQFMEFHGETVRAAPLRLAPATEFDLQKHLVLCYTEQSRLSGDIHQRVTEAFRKGEANTTRAIADLKRIARAMKERLLLGDLEGFARLMSDNWANQKRLHPSVTNERIDELFAIAAESGAAGGKACGAGGGGCLVFIAKPDREHILRQALKEAGARLLDFVFDHSGLQVTSDSPAAT